One window from the genome of Roseofilum reptotaenium CS-1145 encodes:
- the gltX gene encoding glutamate--tRNA ligase: MSVRVRIAPSPTGNLHIGTARTAVFNWLFARHLGGQFILRIEDTDLERSRPEYTDNILEGLNWLGLTWDEGPFYQSQRLDLYKQAVQTLLDKGLAYRCYCTPEELNDMRAKQKAAGLAPRYDNRHRNLTADEQAAFEAEGRKPVIRFKIDGDRSIVWKDLVRGTVSWKASDLGGDMVVARAAEAGGVGQPLYNLAVVVDDMDMTITHVIRGEDHIANTAKQILLYEALGGQVPEFAHTPLILNQEGRKLSKRDGVTSISDFRKMGYIAPGLANYMTLLGWTAPDATQEIFTLDEAAQTFTFDRVNQAGAKFDWDKLNWINSQYLHHLPIPELTDLILPVWQEAGFATDSEERSWLEQIVALIGPSLTRLPEAVELAQMFFTEEINFSEEATEQLQKEGVKEILESLLATVEGHSLSEVEGQSATEDTLKDAIKAVTKAKKVKKGLVMRSLRAALTGEVHGPDLIQSWLLWNQKGQDGDRIKQSLNTL; encoded by the coding sequence GTGAGCGTCAGAGTTAGAATCGCACCGAGTCCCACCGGAAACCTCCATATTGGTACAGCACGGACGGCTGTATTTAACTGGTTATTCGCCCGACACTTGGGAGGGCAGTTTATTCTCAGAATTGAAGATACGGATTTAGAGCGATCGCGCCCCGAATACACCGATAATATCCTCGAAGGCCTCAATTGGCTAGGTTTAACTTGGGATGAAGGGCCATTTTATCAGTCCCAACGGCTCGATCTCTATAAACAAGCCGTGCAAACCTTACTCGACAAAGGATTAGCCTATCGCTGCTATTGCACTCCCGAAGAACTCAACGACATGCGAGCCAAGCAAAAAGCCGCCGGACTTGCTCCTCGCTATGATAACCGCCATCGCAATTTGACGGCAGACGAACAAGCTGCCTTTGAAGCCGAAGGTCGTAAACCCGTAATTCGCTTTAAGATAGACGGCGATCGTAGCATTGTCTGGAAAGATTTAGTTCGAGGAACCGTCAGTTGGAAAGCCAGCGACTTAGGTGGAGATATGGTGGTTGCTCGTGCTGCTGAAGCCGGAGGAGTCGGTCAACCCCTCTATAATTTAGCCGTAGTCGTTGATGATATGGATATGACCATCACCCATGTCATTCGCGGTGAAGACCATATCGCCAATACCGCCAAACAGATTTTACTCTACGAAGCCTTGGGGGGACAGGTTCCCGAATTTGCCCACACGCCCCTAATCTTAAATCAAGAAGGACGCAAACTCTCCAAGCGTGATGGTGTAACCTCCATTTCCGATTTCCGTAAGATGGGTTATATTGCTCCTGGTTTAGCCAATTATATGACCCTGTTGGGTTGGACAGCTCCCGATGCGACGCAGGAAATCTTTACCCTAGACGAAGCCGCCCAAACCTTTACGTTCGATCGCGTCAATCAAGCTGGTGCTAAATTTGATTGGGATAAACTTAACTGGATTAATAGCCAATATCTCCATCATCTTCCCATCCCTGAATTAACCGATCTGATCCTTCCGGTTTGGCAAGAAGCTGGTTTTGCCACAGACTCAGAAGAACGCTCCTGGTTAGAACAAATTGTTGCTTTAATTGGCCCCAGTTTAACCCGTTTGCCGGAAGCCGTGGAATTGGCGCAAATGTTCTTTACTGAAGAGATTAACTTTTCAGAAGAAGCAACGGAACAACTGCAAAAAGAAGGCGTAAAAGAGATTTTAGAATCCCTTTTAGCCACAGTCGAAGGTCATTCCCTGAGCGAAGTCGAAGGGCAAAGCGCGACTGAAGACACCCTCAAAGATGCCATTAAAGCCGTCACCAAAGCAAAAAAGGTGAAAAAAGGCTTAGTCATGCGGAGTCTACGCGCAGCCTTAACCGGTGAAGTCCACGGCCCCGACTTGATCCAATCTTGGTTACTCTGGAATCAGAAAGGACAAGATGGCGATCGGATCAAACAATCCCTGAACACCCTGTAG